In Felis catus isolate Fca126 chromosome E1, F.catus_Fca126_mat1.0, whole genome shotgun sequence, the following proteins share a genomic window:
- the CENPV gene encoding centromere protein V isoform X2 has product MRRARSGAAAKPRVQKRPGASGAPAAAASAPSASRSRRSTGQAGGESRAAARQPSAKRRPTQSSPRAQEAGPGQPPPELPLLPPPPPPPPPPPASPAASLPDLGDQRERWETFQKRQRLTFEGAAKLLLDTFEYQGLVKHTGGCHCGAVRFEVWASADLHIFDCNCSICKKKQNRHFIVPASRFKLLKGAESITTYTFNTHKAQHTFCKRCGVQSFYTPRSNPGGFAPVCSSSVPWRGLPACLNQERLSEGIAPHCLDEGTVRSVVIEEFNGTDWEKAMKEHKTIKNMSKE; this is encoded by the exons ATGCGGCGGGCGAGAAGCGGCGCGGCCGCCAAGCCACGCGTGCAGAAGCGGCCGGGAGCCTCCGGGGCCCCCGCGGCCGCCGCCTCGGCCCCCAGCGCCAGCCGCTCCCGGCGCTCCACGGGCCAGGCCGGGGGCGAGAGCAGGGCGGCGGCGAGGCAGCCGTCGGCGAAGCGGCGGCCGACGCAGTCGTCGCCGCGGGCCCAGGAGGCGGGCCCCGGGCAGCCGCCGCCGGAGCTGCCTctgctcccgccgccgccgccgccgccgccgccgccccccgcctCGCCCGCTGCCTCGCTGCCCGACCTGGGCGACCAGCGGGAGCGCTGGGAGACGTTCCAGAAGCGACAGAGGCTCACCTTCGAGGGCGCCGCCAAGCTGCTGCTGGACACCTT CGAATACCAGGGCCTGGTGAAACACACCGGAGGCTGCCACTGTGGGGCGGTTCGTTTTGAAGTTTGGGCCTCGGCGGACTTGCACATCTTTGACTGCAA ctgcAGCATTtgcaagaagaaacagaatagacACTTCATTGTCCCAGCTTCTCGCTTCAAGCTCCTGAAG GGAGCAGAGAGTATAACCACATACACGTTCAACACGCACAAGGCGCAGCACACGTTCTGTAAGAGATGCGGCGTTCAGAGCTTTTACACTCCCCGCTCCAACCCTGGAGGCTTCG CTCCCGTTTGTTCCTCATCTGTCCCGTGGAGaggccttcctgcctgccttaaTCAAGAAAGGCTTTCGGAAG GAATCGCCCCCCATTGCCTAGATGAGGGCACCGTGCGGAGTGTGGTCATTGAGGAATTCAATGGCACCGATTGGGAAAAGGCCATGAAGGAGCACAAGACCATCAAGAACATGTCTAAAGAGTGA
- the CENPV gene encoding centromere protein V isoform X5 yields the protein MRRARSGAAAKPRVQKRPGASGAPAAAASAPSASRSRRSTGQAGGESRAAARQPSAKRRPTQSSPRAQEAGPGQPPPELPLLPPPPPPPPPPPASPAASLPDLGDQRERWETFQKRQRLTFEGAAKLLLDTFEYQGLVKHTGGCHCGAVRFEVWASADLHIFDCNCSICKKKQNRHFIVPASRFKLLKGLPSATFCQLPVLWAWHRTGPQGLGGKPE from the exons ATGCGGCGGGCGAGAAGCGGCGCGGCCGCCAAGCCACGCGTGCAGAAGCGGCCGGGAGCCTCCGGGGCCCCCGCGGCCGCCGCCTCGGCCCCCAGCGCCAGCCGCTCCCGGCGCTCCACGGGCCAGGCCGGGGGCGAGAGCAGGGCGGCGGCGAGGCAGCCGTCGGCGAAGCGGCGGCCGACGCAGTCGTCGCCGCGGGCCCAGGAGGCGGGCCCCGGGCAGCCGCCGCCGGAGCTGCCTctgctcccgccgccgccgccgccgccgccgccgccccccgcctCGCCCGCTGCCTCGCTGCCCGACCTGGGCGACCAGCGGGAGCGCTGGGAGACGTTCCAGAAGCGACAGAGGCTCACCTTCGAGGGCGCCGCCAAGCTGCTGCTGGACACCTT CGAATACCAGGGCCTGGTGAAACACACCGGAGGCTGCCACTGTGGGGCGGTTCGTTTTGAAGTTTGGGCCTCGGCGGACTTGCACATCTTTGACTGCAA ctgcAGCATTtgcaagaagaaacagaatagacACTTCATTGTCCCAGCTTCTCGCTTCAAGCTCCTGAAG GGGCTCCCAAGTGCCACCTTTTGTCAGCTTCCGGTCTTGTGGGCGTGGCATCGAACAGGCCCTCAGGGTCTGGGAGGAAAacctgagtga
- the CENPV gene encoding centromere protein V isoform X1 translates to MRRARSGAAAKPRVQKRPGASGAPAAAASAPSASRSRRSTGQAGGESRAAARQPSAKRRPTQSSPRAQEAGPGQPPPELPLLPPPPPPPPPPPASPAASLPDLGDQRERWETFQKRQRLTFEGAAKLLLDTFEYQGLVKHTGGCHCGAVRFEVWASADLHIFDCNCSICKKKQNRHFIVPASRFKLLKGAESITTYTFNTHKAQHTFCKRCGVQSFYTPRSNPGGFAPVCSSSVPWRGLPACLNQERLSEGTRSYKGIAPHCLDEGTVRSVVIEEFNGTDWEKAMKEHKTIKNMSKE, encoded by the exons ATGCGGCGGGCGAGAAGCGGCGCGGCCGCCAAGCCACGCGTGCAGAAGCGGCCGGGAGCCTCCGGGGCCCCCGCGGCCGCCGCCTCGGCCCCCAGCGCCAGCCGCTCCCGGCGCTCCACGGGCCAGGCCGGGGGCGAGAGCAGGGCGGCGGCGAGGCAGCCGTCGGCGAAGCGGCGGCCGACGCAGTCGTCGCCGCGGGCCCAGGAGGCGGGCCCCGGGCAGCCGCCGCCGGAGCTGCCTctgctcccgccgccgccgccgccgccgccgccgccccccgcctCGCCCGCTGCCTCGCTGCCCGACCTGGGCGACCAGCGGGAGCGCTGGGAGACGTTCCAGAAGCGACAGAGGCTCACCTTCGAGGGCGCCGCCAAGCTGCTGCTGGACACCTT CGAATACCAGGGCCTGGTGAAACACACCGGAGGCTGCCACTGTGGGGCGGTTCGTTTTGAAGTTTGGGCCTCGGCGGACTTGCACATCTTTGACTGCAA ctgcAGCATTtgcaagaagaaacagaatagacACTTCATTGTCCCAGCTTCTCGCTTCAAGCTCCTGAAG GGAGCAGAGAGTATAACCACATACACGTTCAACACGCACAAGGCGCAGCACACGTTCTGTAAGAGATGCGGCGTTCAGAGCTTTTACACTCCCCGCTCCAACCCTGGAGGCTTCG CTCCCGTTTGTTCCTCATCTGTCCCGTGGAGaggccttcctgcctgccttaaTCAAGAAAGGCTTTCGGAAGGTACAAGATCCTATAAAG GAATCGCCCCCCATTGCCTAGATGAGGGCACCGTGCGGAGTGTGGTCATTGAGGAATTCAATGGCACCGATTGGGAAAAGGCCATGAAGGAGCACAAGACCATCAAGAACATGTCTAAAGAGTGA
- the CENPV gene encoding centromere protein V isoform X4, whose amino-acid sequence MRRARSGAAAKPRVQKRPGASGAPAAAASAPSASRSRRSTGQAGGESRAAARQPSAKRRPTQSSPRAQEAGPGQPPPELPLLPPPPPPPPPPPASPAASLPDLGDQRERWETFQKRQRLTFEGAAKLLLDTFEYQGLVKHTGGCHCGAVRFEVWASADLHIFDCNCSICKKKQNRHFIVPASRFKLLKGAESITTYTFNTHKAQHTFCKRCGVQSFYTPRSNPGGFGRLIMK is encoded by the exons ATGCGGCGGGCGAGAAGCGGCGCGGCCGCCAAGCCACGCGTGCAGAAGCGGCCGGGAGCCTCCGGGGCCCCCGCGGCCGCCGCCTCGGCCCCCAGCGCCAGCCGCTCCCGGCGCTCCACGGGCCAGGCCGGGGGCGAGAGCAGGGCGGCGGCGAGGCAGCCGTCGGCGAAGCGGCGGCCGACGCAGTCGTCGCCGCGGGCCCAGGAGGCGGGCCCCGGGCAGCCGCCGCCGGAGCTGCCTctgctcccgccgccgccgccgccgccgccgccgccccccgcctCGCCCGCTGCCTCGCTGCCCGACCTGGGCGACCAGCGGGAGCGCTGGGAGACGTTCCAGAAGCGACAGAGGCTCACCTTCGAGGGCGCCGCCAAGCTGCTGCTGGACACCTT CGAATACCAGGGCCTGGTGAAACACACCGGAGGCTGCCACTGTGGGGCGGTTCGTTTTGAAGTTTGGGCCTCGGCGGACTTGCACATCTTTGACTGCAA ctgcAGCATTtgcaagaagaaacagaatagacACTTCATTGTCCCAGCTTCTCGCTTCAAGCTCCTGAAG GGAGCAGAGAGTATAACCACATACACGTTCAACACGCACAAGGCGCAGCACACGTTCTGTAAGAGATGCGGCGTTCAGAGCTTTTACACTCCCCGCTCCAACCCTGGAGGCTTCG GGAGATTAATCATGAAGTGA
- the CENPV gene encoding centromere protein V isoform X3, whose amino-acid sequence MRRARSGAAAKPRVQKRPGASGAPAAAASAPSASRSRRSTGQAGGESRAAARQPSAKRRPTQSSPRAQEAGPGQPPPELPLLPPPPPPPPPPPASPAASLPDLGDQRERWETFQKRQRLTFEGAAKLLLDTFEYQGLVKHTGGCHCGAVRFEVWASADLHIFDCNCSICKKKQNRHFIVPASRFKLLKGAESITTYTFNTHKAQHTFCKRCGVQSFYTPRSNPGGFGIAPHCLDEGTVRSVVIEEFNGTDWEKAMKEHKTIKNMSKE is encoded by the exons ATGCGGCGGGCGAGAAGCGGCGCGGCCGCCAAGCCACGCGTGCAGAAGCGGCCGGGAGCCTCCGGGGCCCCCGCGGCCGCCGCCTCGGCCCCCAGCGCCAGCCGCTCCCGGCGCTCCACGGGCCAGGCCGGGGGCGAGAGCAGGGCGGCGGCGAGGCAGCCGTCGGCGAAGCGGCGGCCGACGCAGTCGTCGCCGCGGGCCCAGGAGGCGGGCCCCGGGCAGCCGCCGCCGGAGCTGCCTctgctcccgccgccgccgccgccgccgccgccgccccccgcctCGCCCGCTGCCTCGCTGCCCGACCTGGGCGACCAGCGGGAGCGCTGGGAGACGTTCCAGAAGCGACAGAGGCTCACCTTCGAGGGCGCCGCCAAGCTGCTGCTGGACACCTT CGAATACCAGGGCCTGGTGAAACACACCGGAGGCTGCCACTGTGGGGCGGTTCGTTTTGAAGTTTGGGCCTCGGCGGACTTGCACATCTTTGACTGCAA ctgcAGCATTtgcaagaagaaacagaatagacACTTCATTGTCCCAGCTTCTCGCTTCAAGCTCCTGAAG GGAGCAGAGAGTATAACCACATACACGTTCAACACGCACAAGGCGCAGCACACGTTCTGTAAGAGATGCGGCGTTCAGAGCTTTTACACTCCCCGCTCCAACCCTGGAGGCTTCG GAATCGCCCCCCATTGCCTAGATGAGGGCACCGTGCGGAGTGTGGTCATTGAGGAATTCAATGGCACCGATTGGGAAAAGGCCATGAAGGAGCACAAGACCATCAAGAACATGTCTAAAGAGTGA